Proteins from a genomic interval of Caldanaerovirga acetigignens:
- a CDS encoding PD-(D/E)XK nuclease domain-containing protein, with protein sequence KVSEGDPAKDAQKALEQIESKKYEADLRDRGIKDIVKVGIALKGKTCSCRIA encoded by the coding sequence AAGGTATCGGAAGGCGACCCTGCAAAAGACGCGCAAAAGGCCTTAGAGCAGATAGAAAGCAAAAAATACGAGGCGGATTTGAGGGACAGGGGAATTAAGGATATCGTGAAAGTAGGCATCGCACTGAAAGGAAAAACGTGTTCCTGCAGGATAGCATGA